A stretch of the Gemmatimonadaceae bacterium genome encodes the following:
- a CDS encoding SEL1-like repeat protein, with translation MPASGDANEDRVMGESLLQDSGRRRRVASRVRAAALAVLATLSVTALHAQGGRRGLEQRNAAGSGPAGFGTYHAVIFAVGIQQPSSGLPSLRYPLKEADSLRAVITREYTFDERNVQVVKNPTREAILDTLEVLARRLGPDDNLLVVYSGHGGFDEGGREGYWLAADAANARPSTWIPNESVRTWLRKLKARSVLLVTDACFSGSLNRSNDDRVDLGSDSQRMMAGALMYARRTSRQAMTAGTAKETVPQVSIFSMEIVAALKARRAPVFLAQQLASEINPRVAAVAHTTPTFSAVPGIESDQGDFVFVRRQSAASAAAAVAPAAPLPVAAQGSMQRGGAQPVSDLPAANTRPVNTSGTTGAPVRPSAGSTVPAATTSSKVGNLGSAAPPSTAPAAVPAAAPRAAPGCEGGVASGCITQALNLEYSRNGVAQNVPRAVGLYRLACDARDPEGCMHLGRMYDSRHEGLSMDRGKARQLFTQSCDAGSAAACTYIGIATAKGETGSVDAARAAQLFAKACDGGHLQGCGLLGVAYFNGTGAPQNDSRAAALLLRACTANETVACNALGTMQAQGRGGLARDSVKAVGYWRQGCTTAPSIAESCASLGRAYLRGGGVARDDGRAVQYLSQACEGGYAAGCTALAAAYEAGTSVTVKSATRAFEFYKRGCDGGDATGCEWVKAHPQAAPAPPK, from the coding sequence ATGCCGGCGTCCGGTGACGCCAACGAGGATCGAGTCATGGGTGAGTCGCTGCTGCAGGATTCAGGGAGGCGCCGCCGCGTGGCGTCCCGGGTGCGCGCGGCGGCGCTCGCCGTGCTGGCCACGCTGTCTGTCACCGCGCTGCATGCGCAGGGCGGCCGGCGCGGGCTCGAGCAGCGCAACGCCGCCGGCAGCGGCCCGGCCGGATTCGGCACCTATCACGCCGTCATCTTCGCCGTCGGCATCCAGCAGCCCAGCAGTGGGCTGCCGTCACTGCGGTATCCGCTGAAGGAAGCCGACTCGCTCCGCGCCGTGATCACGCGCGAGTACACGTTCGACGAGCGCAACGTGCAGGTGGTGAAGAACCCCACCCGCGAGGCGATCCTCGACACGCTCGAGGTGCTCGCGCGGCGCCTGGGCCCAGACGACAACCTGCTGGTGGTCTACAGCGGCCATGGTGGCTTCGACGAGGGGGGGCGCGAGGGCTACTGGCTGGCCGCGGATGCCGCGAACGCCCGGCCCAGCACCTGGATCCCGAACGAGTCGGTGCGGACCTGGCTGCGCAAGCTCAAGGCGCGCTCGGTGCTGCTGGTGACCGATGCCTGCTTCAGCGGCTCGCTCAACCGCAGCAACGACGACCGCGTGGACCTGGGCAGCGACAGCCAGCGGATGATGGCCGGTGCGCTGATGTACGCACGTCGCACCAGCCGGCAGGCGATGACGGCCGGCACCGCGAAGGAGACGGTGCCGCAGGTGAGCATCTTCTCGATGGAGATCGTGGCCGCACTCAAGGCCCGGCGCGCGCCGGTGTTCCTCGCGCAGCAGCTCGCCTCCGAGATCAATCCCCGTGTCGCAGCCGTCGCGCACACCACGCCGACCTTCAGCGCCGTGCCCGGCATCGAGAGCGACCAGGGCGACTTCGTGTTCGTGCGACGCCAGTCCGCGGCCAGCGCGGCCGCGGCGGTTGCTCCCGCCGCACCGCTGCCGGTGGCAGCGCAGGGTAGCATGCAGCGCGGCGGCGCGCAGCCCGTGAGCGACCTGCCCGCGGCGAACACGCGGCCCGTGAACACCTCCGGCACCACGGGGGCGCCGGTCCGTCCGTCGGCCGGCAGCACCGTGCCCGCGGCGACGACGTCGTCGAAGGTGGGGAACCTCGGCAGTGCCGCGCCGCCGTCCACGGCACCAGCGGCAGTGCCTGCGGCCGCACCGCGCGCGGCACCGGGCTGCGAGGGCGGCGTGGCGTCGGGGTGCATCACGCAGGCGCTGAACCTCGAGTACAGCCGCAACGGCGTGGCGCAGAACGTACCACGCGCCGTCGGTCTCTATCGCCTGGCCTGTGACGCGCGCGACCCGGAGGGATGCATGCACCTCGGGCGCATGTACGACTCCCGCCACGAGGGCCTCTCGATGGACCGGGGCAAGGCCCGCCAGCTCTTCACCCAGTCCTGTGACGCCGGCTCCGCCGCAGCATGCACCTACATCGGCATCGCGACCGCGAAGGGCGAGACGGGCAGCGTGGACGCCGCCCGCGCGGCGCAGCTGTTCGCCAAGGCCTGCGACGGCGGGCACCTGCAGGGCTGCGGCCTCCTGGGCGTGGCGTACTTCAATGGCACCGGCGCGCCGCAGAACGATTCCCGCGCCGCCGCGCTGCTGCTGCGCGCCTGCACCGCCAACGAGACCGTGGCCTGCAACGCGCTGGGCACCATGCAGGCGCAGGGGCGCGGCGGGCTGGCGCGTGACTCCGTGAAGGCGGTCGGCTATTGGCGCCAGGGGTGCACCACAGCTCCGTCGATCGCGGAATCGTGCGCCAGCCTGGGCCGGGCCTACCTGCGCGGCGGCGGCGTGGCGCGCGACGACGGCCGCGCCGTGCAGTACCTCAGCCAGGCCTGCGAAGGCGGGTACGCGGCCGGCTGCACCGCACTCGCCGCGGCGTACGAGGCTGGCACCAGCGTGACGGTGAAGAGCGCCACCCGCGCCTTCGAGTTCTACAAGCGCGGCTGCGACGGCGGCGACGCCACCGGCTGCGAGTGGGTCAAGGCGCACCCGCAGGCGGCACCCGCACCGCCGAAGTGA
- a CDS encoding AI-2E family transporter, with protein MPRVRFAPILFGSIVTGALLLLVVKTANIFLLLFIAILLSLFLRAVADVFEVRLRLPAPLAMLAAVVITLGAVAGLVTLLVPPVTEQTRALLAELPRYIAGLDSQIAKLGDRIPPLKEYLQSGDHSALEVLYDQASAQMEGLLPKVFGLLHVAIDAFALLVMSLYLARRPADYREWLIALFPPTQRELVRDVLLEITRDLRSWITGQLLGMVILATLTAIGLAALQVPYWLTFGIFTGAVAIIPFFGTLVSTVLPALFVLASDGEPWRVASVIVLGTVIHLIESNLVLPLITQNQVKLPPVLSIMAVLIFGQLLGPIGLVVAVPLLVVLTVMVRRVLVNRIYQGVAGKPLQQDRTMVLRVPAPEGGVTVPAGALPDLIALAERSSAA; from the coding sequence ATGCCCCGCGTCAGGTTCGCGCCGATCCTCTTCGGCTCGATCGTGACCGGGGCATTGCTGCTGCTGGTGGTGAAGACGGCGAACATCTTCCTGCTGCTGTTCATCGCGATCCTGCTGTCGCTGTTCCTGCGGGCGGTGGCGGACGTGTTCGAGGTGCGGCTGCGGCTGCCGGCACCGCTGGCGATGCTGGCCGCGGTGGTGATCACGCTGGGGGCGGTGGCGGGCCTGGTGACGCTGCTGGTGCCGCCCGTGACCGAGCAGACGCGGGCACTGCTCGCCGAGCTGCCGCGCTACATCGCGGGGCTCGACAGCCAGATCGCGAAGCTGGGCGACCGCATTCCGCCGCTCAAGGAATACCTGCAGTCAGGTGACCATTCCGCGCTCGAGGTGCTGTACGACCAGGCCAGCGCGCAGATGGAGGGGCTGCTGCCGAAGGTGTTCGGGCTGCTGCACGTGGCGATCGATGCCTTCGCGCTGCTGGTGATGTCGCTCTACCTGGCGCGGCGGCCAGCCGACTACCGGGAGTGGCTGATCGCGCTCTTCCCGCCGACGCAGCGCGAGCTGGTGCGCGACGTGCTGCTGGAGATCACCCGCGACCTGCGGAGCTGGATCACGGGGCAGTTGCTGGGGATGGTGATCCTGGCCACGCTGACGGCGATCGGCCTCGCGGCGCTGCAGGTGCCGTACTGGCTCACGTTCGGGATCTTCACCGGCGCCGTGGCCATCATCCCGTTCTTCGGCACGCTGGTGAGCACGGTGCTGCCCGCCCTCTTCGTGCTCGCCAGCGATGGCGAGCCGTGGCGCGTGGCGAGCGTCATCGTGCTCGGCACGGTGATCCACCTGATCGAGAGCAACCTCGTGCTGCCGCTGATCACGCAGAACCAGGTGAAGCTGCCGCCGGTGCTGAGCATCATGGCGGTGCTGATCTTCGGGCAGCTGCTGGGGCCGATCGGCCTGGTGGTGGCCGTGCCGCTGCTGGTGGTGCTGACGGTGATGGTGCGGCGCGTGCTGGTGAATCGCATCTACCAGGGCGTGGCCGGCAAGCCGCTGCAGCAGGACCGGACGATGGTGCTGCGGGTGCCGGCGCCGGAAGGCGGCGTGACGGTGCCGGCCGGGGCGCTGCCCGACCTGATCGCGCTGGCGGAACGCTCGTCGGCTGCGTAA
- a CDS encoding M48 family metallopeptidase, with protein sequence MPTPSESGIRRALVLAGLLAAAAARSPLAAQAPCDPVPALPEQSVASSFEPQVRQMLREQADFQKANCEVKTPRALRVARLLKPLAAAARDVGASTRFLVLNKNEENAFATGWPDNGYHLIVVYTGMIEALDRRAAQAAPRSGRTASELGDVFLSTVIAHEMSHLLLRHAQDRNCRGSDRLAAGGDAAGGGVEGTRVAAPGVIACRSYSQGKELSADSLAAYLMFATRRNSVFSDAGEMVRLWELDAAEERASGENAFWGERVLSTHPSSVRRAALYLRMWAGMLEEQDRYDSAIGLISANIEVDRGIAMLDSVRRALPGTPFVDEAMAAALLTQWLASVPVGALGVRPTVGVVRTRFVEGLRGDNTGDPALLARARTALESMRDVENRPASLSNLALLDAYTGNGARALQRARRAAQLASGDASVLNTLGVAYYQAGQADSARAVFGRILTGDGSLPTETSWRASCLSDKTKPMSTRVCFNYARALFERDRPAGLTLLAAYRDVFGQQPWGQEAGRIVMAARNGGSTTLPAGGQAPSVAPTPRPSAPSGGASSKIGNLGFRSIQLVSPDGLRRVGTGMRPREARTVVPGVAEAAGSGGTEGRVLQSAEAGVGLLVQPDPAGGERVVGIVSSGGWSLAGITPGQPVSALSRLGRPVDRDADTYVFVVTGHLVRVITDGVVIRSVVVRTDQ encoded by the coding sequence ATGCCTACGCCCTCCGAATCCGGCATCCGCCGCGCCCTCGTCCTTGCCGGCCTGCTGGCCGCTGCCGCCGCCCGGTCGCCGCTCGCGGCCCAGGCCCCCTGCGACCCCGTGCCGGCGCTGCCCGAGCAGTCCGTGGCAAGCAGCTTCGAGCCCCAGGTGCGCCAGATGCTGCGCGAACAGGCGGACTTCCAGAAGGCGAACTGCGAGGTGAAGACGCCGCGGGCGCTGCGGGTGGCGCGGCTGCTCAAGCCGCTCGCGGCCGCGGCACGCGACGTCGGCGCGTCGACGCGGTTCCTGGTGCTCAACAAGAACGAGGAGAACGCCTTCGCCACCGGGTGGCCCGACAACGGCTATCACCTGATCGTCGTGTACACGGGGATGATCGAGGCGCTCGACCGTCGCGCGGCACAGGCGGCCCCGCGCTCGGGCCGGACGGCCTCCGAACTCGGCGACGTGTTCCTCTCGACCGTCATCGCACACGAGATGTCGCACCTGCTGCTCCGGCACGCGCAGGATCGCAACTGCCGCGGCAGCGATCGCCTCGCCGCAGGCGGCGACGCGGCGGGCGGCGGGGTCGAGGGCACGCGGGTGGCGGCACCGGGCGTGATCGCGTGCCGCTCGTACTCGCAGGGCAAGGAACTGTCGGCCGACTCGCTGGCGGCGTACCTCATGTTCGCGACGCGCAGGAACAGTGTGTTCAGCGACGCGGGCGAGATGGTGCGCCTGTGGGAACTGGACGCCGCCGAGGAGCGCGCCTCGGGCGAGAACGCGTTCTGGGGCGAGCGGGTCCTGAGCACGCACCCGTCGTCGGTGCGGCGTGCGGCGCTGTACCTGCGCATGTGGGCCGGGATGCTGGAGGAGCAGGATCGCTACGACAGTGCGATCGGGCTGATCAGCGCGAACATCGAGGTGGATCGCGGCATCGCGATGCTCGACTCGGTGCGCCGCGCGCTGCCCGGCACGCCGTTCGTGGATGAGGCGATGGCGGCGGCGCTGCTCACGCAGTGGCTGGCCTCGGTGCCGGTGGGCGCGCTGGGCGTGCGTCCCACCGTGGGAGTGGTGCGCACGCGCTTCGTGGAGGGGCTGCGGGGCGACAACACCGGTGATCCCGCCCTGCTGGCACGGGCACGCACCGCGCTCGAGTCGATGCGCGACGTGGAGAACCGTCCGGCCAGCCTCTCGAACCTGGCCCTGCTCGATGCGTACACCGGGAACGGGGCGCGCGCGCTGCAGCGGGCACGTCGCGCCGCACAGCTGGCATCTGGGGATGCCTCGGTGCTGAACACGCTTGGCGTGGCCTACTACCAGGCGGGCCAGGCTGACTCGGCGCGCGCAGTGTTCGGGCGCATCCTCACCGGCGACGGCTCGCTGCCGACGGAGACGTCGTGGCGCGCGAGCTGCCTGAGCGACAAGACGAAGCCGATGAGCACGCGCGTCTGCTTCAACTACGCGCGGGCGCTGTTCGAGCGCGACCGGCCGGCCGGGCTGACGCTGCTGGCGGCGTATCGCGACGTGTTCGGGCAGCAGCCGTGGGGCCAGGAGGCGGGCCGGATCGTGATGGCGGCGCGGAACGGCGGGTCCACCACGCTGCCGGCCGGTGGCCAGGCGCCGTCGGTCGCGCCGACTCCGCGGCCGTCCGCGCCGTCGGGTGGCGCCAGCAGCAAGATCGGGAACCTGGGCTTCCGGTCGATCCAGCTCGTCTCGCCGGACGGTCTGCGCCGGGTGGGCACCGGGATGCGGCCGCGGGAGGCGCGGACGGTGGTGCCGGGGGTGGCCGAGGCGGCCGGCAGCGGGGGTACCGAGGGGCGGGTGCTCCAGAGTGCGGAGGCCGGAGTGGGACTGCTGGTCCAGCCTGACCCCGCGGGAGGCGAGCGGGTGGTCGGGATCGTGTCGTCGGGGGGGTGGTCGCTGGCGGGGATCACCCCCGGACAGCCCGTGAGCGCGCTGTCACGGCTGGGCCGGCCGGTGGACCGGGATGCGGACACGTATGTCTTCGTGGTGACCGGGCACCTGGTGCGGGTGATCACGGACGGGGTGGTGATCCGGTCGGTGGTGGTGCGCACCGACCAGTGA
- a CDS encoding PspA/IM30 family protein, whose product MGLFDRLSSLIKANLNDLISKAEDPEKVLEQSILDMRSQLAKAKQQVAAAIADEKRLRDQFESEFKQAGEWEQRAMLAIQQNRDDLARQALVRQSEHQEHAVTLQNTWQSHQAETEKLKSLLRDLNDKIEEAKRKKNLLLARARRAEAQQRIQSTMSGLSEKSAFEAFSRMEEKIEMNERRLTASAEIEEEFSGDKLHADFKRLEKAAGGMSAESRLLELKQKMGMLPAGTSPAAKQLPKGAGEGREITEADFEHLDDNAPAS is encoded by the coding sequence ATGGGACTCTTCGACAGGCTGTCCTCGCTGATCAAGGCGAACCTGAACGACCTCATCTCGAAGGCGGAGGACCCGGAGAAGGTCCTCGAGCAGTCGATCCTGGACATGCGCTCGCAGCTCGCGAAGGCGAAGCAGCAGGTGGCGGCGGCGATCGCGGACGAGAAGCGGCTGCGTGACCAGTTCGAGTCGGAGTTCAAGCAGGCCGGCGAGTGGGAGCAGCGCGCGATGCTGGCGATCCAGCAGAACCGCGACGACCTCGCCCGGCAGGCGCTGGTGCGGCAGTCGGAGCACCAGGAGCACGCGGTCACGCTGCAGAACACCTGGCAGTCGCACCAGGCCGAGACGGAGAAGCTGAAGTCGCTGCTCCGCGACCTGAACGACAAGATCGAGGAGGCGAAGCGCAAGAAGAACCTGCTCCTGGCGCGCGCGCGTCGCGCCGAGGCGCAGCAGCGCATCCAGAGCACGATGTCGGGCCTCAGCGAGAAGAGCGCCTTCGAGGCGTTCTCGCGGATGGAGGAGAAGATCGAGATGAACGAGCGCCGGCTCACGGCCAGCGCCGAGATCGAGGAGGAGTTCTCGGGCGACAAGCTGCACGCCGACTTCAAGCGGCTGGAGAAGGCGGCGGGCGGCATGAGCGCCGAGTCGCGCCTGCTGGAGCTGAAGCAGAAGATGGGGATGCTGCCGGCGGGGACGTCGCCGGCGGCGAAGCAGCTGCCGAAGGGCGCCGGCGAAGGGCGCGAGATCACCGAGGCGGACTTCGAGCACCTCGACGACAACGCACCGGCGTCGTGA
- a CDS encoding S8 family serine peptidase, which produces MPDARGRADVLNLAIPRAGLRDGDGAGIRVAVLDTGIESAHPALQGVVLADDVILEGDGPRVRVRDGAGEDAYGHGTAIAGIIHALAPRAVLGSFRVLGADLASRSAIIAAGVRLAMDRGYHVLNCSFGCRGEATYVLSFKEWVDEAYLRQVHVVSACSNVDIDRREWPAHFPTVVAVNMARTVPGVFHHLPDHLVEFATGGQEVPVAWSGGGTKTVTGSSYAAPVMSALLARLLSRTGPMHPVIAKSVLRALAEPWSEGIAARNVRRAVVTSAVRVPPAGAP; this is translated from the coding sequence GTGCCTGACGCCCGCGGCCGCGCCGACGTGCTGAACCTCGCCATCCCGCGCGCCGGCCTGCGCGACGGGGATGGCGCGGGCATTCGCGTCGCGGTGCTCGACACCGGCATCGAGTCGGCCCATCCCGCGCTGCAGGGCGTCGTGCTCGCCGACGACGTCATCCTCGAGGGGGACGGTCCCCGTGTGCGCGTGCGCGACGGCGCTGGCGAGGATGCGTACGGGCACGGGACGGCGATCGCCGGCATCATCCACGCGCTGGCGCCCCGGGCGGTGCTCGGCAGCTTCCGCGTGCTCGGTGCGGACCTGGCCAGTCGCAGCGCGATCATCGCCGCCGGCGTGCGGCTGGCGATGGACCGCGGCTACCATGTGCTGAACTGCAGCTTCGGCTGCCGCGGCGAGGCGACGTACGTGCTGTCGTTCAAGGAGTGGGTGGATGAGGCGTACCTCCGGCAGGTGCATGTCGTGTCGGCCTGCTCGAACGTCGACATCGACCGCCGCGAGTGGCCCGCCCACTTCCCGACGGTGGTGGCGGTGAACATGGCGCGCACGGTGCCGGGGGTGTTCCATCACCTGCCGGACCACCTGGTGGAGTTCGCGACCGGAGGGCAGGAGGTGCCGGTGGCGTGGAGCGGCGGCGGCACGAAGACCGTCACCGGCAGCAGCTATGCCGCGCCCGTGATGAGTGCGCTGCTGGCGCGCCTGCTTTCGCGCACGGGACCGATGCATCCCGTGATCGCGAAGTCGGTGCTGCGCGCGCTGGCCGAGCCGTGGAGCGAGGGCATCGCCGCACGCAACGTGCGGCGCGCCGTCGTCACTTCGGCGGTGCGGGTGCCGCCTGCGGGTGCGCCTTGA
- a CDS encoding caspase family protein, translated as MPALRLPHVAPSALRLRRLLTAAITFAAGAAIVAPLQAQVRRALIVGINDYEAFLPPTAARTAVASQARRTPAPREAGARGTISNLEGSANDAQAVAQVVTARFGFRRTDVRLLIDRQATRRAIIDSLTAMLARSKPGDVAFFSYAGHGALRRNTLTPGKQVDQTLVPVDANAGAEDIRDKELAAILAPAAARGVIVTAVIDACNSGSITRGGVPSLLRERWAAIDERDKAERYTGDFPAEKGALIIAAAEDTRPAKEGMDENGTRHGLFTAAFLQALLSNSVNASARTIFQSTKAIMQGRAPDQVPSIDAQASRLRQPLFGGAGSEGATRTTVAITQLRGEQAELDGGLALGLRPGTELARLVRGVPDTTFIIRVERNTSIARSLASIVKGSEDSLKIGDLYTITRWVAADEPLLRVWVPSPLASDAVRDAAVAEARLLKASTQVTWVDDPTRLPSSTQPLVTVAFEEGWWTLRTGRELPAKIGATLQANRVLSAIGQLGVKNAAVWLSIPPTRALDQALAIGGAQQAAGITREGAPEGAFYVLAGRVTDAGVSYAWVRSNAAAADTAYSAFPPRSNWFPVSTAPSAMAAADSLRMRAEALGRVRTWLTIATPPDEGQFPYRLVVVDSASQRPVTADSLASGTVIQLRLDADTARLAAAATRAPRFVYVFDIDSKGKATLLFPADGTNASNRVPYFMGNREVWPEAIPVTDAGGRVASFGATDIGVESLLMVTSEQELPRDVFEWDAVVAAEMTRGGNDSALGSLLRSRIGGTRGLGARNGSAPATWSLQRVQVRVVPAAR; from the coding sequence ATGCCTGCCCTGCGCCTCCCGCACGTCGCACCGTCCGCCCTCCGCCTGCGCCGGCTGCTGACGGCCGCCATCACCTTCGCCGCCGGCGCCGCGATCGTGGCGCCGCTGCAGGCCCAGGTGCGGCGCGCGCTCATCGTGGGCATCAACGACTACGAGGCATTCCTGCCACCCACCGCCGCGCGCACCGCGGTCGCCAGCCAGGCGCGGCGCACACCGGCACCACGCGAGGCAGGCGCGCGCGGCACGATCAGCAACCTCGAGGGAAGCGCGAACGACGCACAGGCCGTCGCGCAGGTCGTCACCGCGCGCTTCGGCTTCCGTCGCACCGACGTGCGCCTCCTGATCGACCGCCAGGCCACGCGCCGCGCCATCATCGACTCGCTCACCGCCATGCTGGCGCGCTCGAAGCCCGGCGACGTGGCCTTCTTCTCGTACGCCGGCCACGGTGCACTGCGCCGCAACACCCTCACGCCGGGCAAGCAGGTGGACCAGACGCTGGTGCCGGTGGATGCCAACGCCGGCGCCGAGGACATCCGCGACAAGGAGCTGGCCGCGATCCTCGCGCCGGCGGCCGCACGCGGCGTGATCGTGACGGCGGTGATCGACGCATGCAACTCGGGCTCCATCACCCGCGGTGGCGTGCCCTCGCTGCTGCGCGAGCGTTGGGCGGCGATCGACGAGCGCGACAAGGCGGAGCGTTACACGGGCGACTTCCCGGCCGAGAAGGGCGCGCTGATCATCGCCGCCGCCGAGGACACGCGGCCGGCGAAGGAAGGGATGGACGAGAACGGGACGCGGCACGGGCTGTTCACGGCGGCGTTCCTGCAGGCGCTGCTCTCGAACTCCGTCAACGCCAGCGCACGCACGATCTTCCAGAGCACCAAGGCGATCATGCAGGGGCGCGCCCCGGACCAGGTGCCGAGCATCGATGCGCAAGCCAGCCGGCTGCGGCAGCCGCTGTTCGGGGGTGCCGGCAGCGAGGGCGCGACGCGCACCACGGTCGCGATCACGCAGCTGCGGGGCGAGCAGGCGGAACTCGACGGCGGACTCGCCCTCGGCCTGCGGCCCGGCACCGAGCTCGCGCGACTCGTGCGCGGCGTGCCCGACACCACCTTCATCATCCGCGTCGAGCGCAACACGAGCATCGCGCGCAGCCTGGCCTCGATCGTGAAGGGCAGCGAGGACAGCCTGAAGATCGGTGACCTGTACACGATCACCCGCTGGGTGGCCGCCGACGAACCGCTGCTGCGCGTGTGGGTGCCGTCGCCACTCGCCTCCGATGCGGTGCGCGATGCGGCGGTAGCCGAGGCCCGCCTGCTGAAGGCGAGCACGCAGGTCACCTGGGTGGACGACCCCACGCGCCTGCCGTCGTCCACGCAGCCGCTGGTGACGGTCGCGTTCGAGGAGGGCTGGTGGACGCTGCGCACCGGCCGCGAACTGCCCGCCAAGATCGGTGCCACGCTGCAGGCGAACCGCGTGCTCTCGGCCATCGGGCAGCTTGGCGTGAAGAACGCGGCCGTGTGGCTGTCGATCCCGCCCACGCGCGCGCTGGACCAGGCGCTGGCGATCGGCGGCGCGCAGCAGGCGGCCGGCATCACGCGCGAGGGGGCGCCGGAGGGCGCGTTCTACGTGCTCGCGGGCCGCGTCACCGACGCGGGCGTGTCGTATGCGTGGGTGCGCAGCAACGCCGCGGCGGCCGACACCGCGTACAGCGCGTTCCCGCCGCGCAGCAACTGGTTCCCCGTGAGCACCGCCCCGAGTGCGATGGCGGCCGCCGATTCGCTGCGCATGCGCGCCGAGGCGCTGGGCCGCGTGCGCACCTGGCTCACCATCGCGACACCGCCGGACGAGGGCCAGTTCCCGTACCGGCTGGTGGTGGTGGACAGCGCGTCGCAGCGGCCGGTCACGGCCGATTCGCTGGCCAGCGGCACCGTGATCCAGCTGCGCCTCGATGCCGACACCGCGCGACTGGCCGCCGCGGCGACACGCGCGCCCCGCTTCGTCTACGTCTTCGACATCGACAGCAAGGGCAAGGCGACCCTGCTCTTCCCCGCCGACGGCACCAATGCCAGCAACCGCGTGCCGTACTTCATGGGGAACCGGGAGGTGTGGCCCGAGGCCATCCCGGTCACCGATGCCGGCGGCCGGGTCGCCTCCTTCGGGGCCACCGACATCGGGGTCGAATCGCTGCTGATGGTGACGTCGGAGCAGGAGCTGCCGCGCGACGTGTTCGAGTGGGACGCGGTGGTGGCGGCGGAGATGACCCGGGGCGGCAACGACTCGGCGCTGGGGAGCCTGCTGCGGAGCCGGATCGGCGGCACCCGCGGGCTGGGGGCGCGGAACGGCTCGGCGCCGGCCACCTGGTCGCTGCAGCGGGTGCAGGTGCGGGTGGTGCCGGCGGCGCGCTGA
- a CDS encoding DUF1611 domain-containing protein, giving the protein MSITPRYLILAEGAFGPHTSKTAVGCIRFTPGQVAGVLDSTRAGRTVQEVLGFGGAIPVVDSVAAGLPLGPNILLIGIAPTGGQLPDAWRPVLRAALDAGLHIWSGLHTFIGDDAEFAAIARARGVEIRDVRKPPAHLPVSTGKVRDIAATVVLTVGSDCNIGKMTTQLAVRDALTARGARVAFAGTGQTGIFIDGKGIGVDAVVADFIGGAAERLVLEAAQDADIVLVEGQGSLLHPSYSGVTMGLIHGSLPHALVLCTQPSRTAIRNNEWVKIPSLKSLIALHDAVTAPLRHAPTIAIAMNTFDLSDDAARDAIERGMAETRLPATDPVRFDAGPIADAILGLHEERLALR; this is encoded by the coding sequence ATGTCGATCACGCCGCGCTACCTGATCCTTGCCGAAGGAGCCTTCGGGCCGCACACGTCCAAGACCGCCGTGGGGTGCATCCGCTTCACGCCCGGGCAGGTGGCGGGCGTGCTGGACTCCACCCGCGCGGGCCGCACGGTGCAGGAGGTGCTGGGGTTCGGCGGCGCGATTCCGGTCGTGGACTCGGTCGCGGCCGGCTTGCCGCTGGGCCCGAACATCCTGCTGATCGGCATTGCGCCCACGGGCGGGCAGCTGCCCGACGCCTGGCGGCCGGTGCTGCGCGCGGCGCTGGACGCGGGGCTGCACATCTGGAGCGGGCTGCACACGTTCATCGGTGACGATGCGGAGTTCGCCGCCATCGCGCGCGCGCGGGGCGTGGAGATCCGCGACGTGCGCAAGCCGCCGGCACACCTCCCCGTTTCCACCGGCAAGGTGCGCGACATCGCGGCGACGGTGGTGCTCACCGTGGGCAGCGACTGCAACATCGGCAAGATGACGACGCAGCTCGCGGTGCGGGACGCGCTGACGGCGCGGGGCGCGCGGGTGGCCTTCGCGGGCACGGGCCAGACGGGCATCTTCATCGACGGCAAGGGCATCGGGGTGGACGCGGTGGTGGCCGACTTCATCGGCGGCGCGGCCGAGCGACTGGTGCTGGAGGCGGCGCAGGACGCGGACATCGTGCTGGTGGAGGGGCAGGGCAGCCTGCTGCACCCGAGCTACTCGGGGGTGACGATGGGCCTGATCCACGGTTCGCTGCCGCACGCGCTGGTGCTCTGCACACAGCCCTCGCGCACCGCGATCCGCAACAACGAGTGGGTGAAGATCCCGTCGCTCAAGTCGCTGATCGCGCTGCACGACGCGGTCACGGCGCCACTGCGGCATGCGCCGACGATCGCGATCGCGATGAACACCTTCGACCTCTCGGACGACGCGGCGCGGGATGCGATCGAGCGCGGGATGGCGGAGACGCGGCTGCCGGCGACGGACCCGGTGCGGTTCGACGCGGGCCCGATCGCCGATGCGATCCTGGGGCTGCACGAGGAGCGGCTGGCGCTGCGCTGA